The following proteins come from a genomic window of Aspergillus luchuensis IFO 4308 DNA, chromosome 3, nearly complete sequence:
- a CDS encoding Zn(II)2Cys6 transcription factor domain-containing protein (COG:S;~EggNog:ENOG410PVFN;~InterPro:IPR036864,IPR001138;~PFAM:PF00172;~go_function: GO:0000981 - DNA-binding transcription factor activity, RNA polymerase II-specific [Evidence IEA];~go_function: GO:0008270 - zinc ion binding [Evidence IEA];~go_process: GO:0006355 - regulation of transcription, DNA-templated [Evidence IEA]) has product MSSGDGARNNPPEASGAAKAGSRKKIRPTYSCLNCHKRKVKCDRVKPCGACCLRGTPSECEYGTSKRDRHYIQQSALIENLLRSCENLKQQLAEARQLANLPAIKDEDGSLPSSQALYSIKESDNSVEDGDDSLDELDLSSKAADNQSLASPNTVALEEQRTRKETNALIEFYVERLVTDFSPPQVSGTIALREARSLRVFSPILCSAFEAASLTFAGRRDGNRSVEVAGHSRYLRVLRSLQHALYDPQQGKSTEVLVVVLLATIIEAFKQTSKDSLLKHQLGGLELLRTRTPYRHRHGIERSLYVDLRMYWVTAALVHRKPTFLAEKDWLTVPWPGDGPAKDILQRLLDVAVHIPGYLAQVDEFSALLKGGNKPPSELVNMQSAIWERATELQGLLQVWKNMYADTYPSGGPWEESPSEADPTDDFPKFRCRNPSTMQVIVGQNIMYPDLLLATSMTFYWALGLIISTTDPGLVSVLGLQERYQYACNICRSMKYYTQNIPGCLISRVMFILRTAFDNFADGMVEKESMAEIFTYIGRKFELPVFSNKCTSSSVKGEGKP; this is encoded by the exons ATGTCTTCTGGGGATGGCGCCAGAAACAATCCACCTGAGGCTTCGGGAGCTGCCAAAGCGGGCTCTCGAAAGAAGATCCGACCCACATACTCGTGCTTAAACTGCCACAAACGCAAAGTCAAG TGCGACCGAGTAAAGCCGTGCGGTGCCTGCTGCCTCCGCGGTACACCGTCCGAGTGCGAATACGGCACCAGCAAGCGGGACCGCCATTACATTCAGCAGTCGGCTTTAATCGAGAACCTTCTTCGGTCCTGTGAGAACCTGAAACAGCAGCTTGCCGAAGCTCGCCAACTCGCCAATCTTCCCGCCATAAAGGACGAAGACGGATCGCTACCGAGCAGCCAGGCGCTCTACTCCATCAAGGAGTCGGACAACTcggttgaggatggagacgaCTCATTGGACGAATTAGACCTTTCTTCCAAGGCCGCAGACAATCAGTCTTTGGCTTCACCCAACACAGTAGCGCTGGAGGAGCAACGTACACGTAAAGAAA CTAACGCATTAATTGAATTTTATGTTGAACGCTTGGTCACTGATTTCAGTCCCCCCCAAGTCAGCGGCACCATCGCGTTACGTGAAGCTCGGTCCTTGCGAGTCTTTTCGCCAATTCTGTGCAGTGCGTTTGAAGCGGCATCTCTCACATTCGCTGGCCGGCGCGATGGAAACCGCTCAGTCGAGGTAGCTGGACACTCGCGTTACCTCCGAGTCTTGCGCTCTCTTCAACATGCTTTGTATGACCCTCAACAGGGCAAGTCGACCGAGGTCCTTGTCGTCGTTCTCCTAGCTACTATCATAGAA GCCTTCAAGCAAACATCAAAAGACTCACTTCTCAAGCATCAGCTGGGTGGTTTGGAGCTTTTACGGACTCGAACACCATATCGACATCGACATGGGATTGAGCGCTCTTTGTATGTTGACCTTCGGATGTATTGG GTCACGGCAGCCTTGGTACATCGGAAGCCTACTTTCCTTGCGGAAAAAGATTGGTTGACAGTCCCATGGCCTGGAGACGGACCGGCCAAAGACATCCTTCAACGCCTGCTGGATGTTGCAGTGCATATCCCCGGATATCTTGCCCAAGTTGACGAGTTCTCAGCGCTACTAAAAGGGGGGAACAAGCCCCCATCAGAGCTAGTTAACATGCAGAGTGCCATTTGGGAACGGGCCACCGAACTTCAAGGTCTTCTCCAAGTATGGAAGAACATGTATGCCGACACATACCCGTCAGGCGGGCCATGGGAGGAAAGTCCAAGCGAAGCAGACCCAACCGACGACTTCCCCAAATTCAGGTGTCGCAACCCCAGCACAATGCAAGTCATAGTGGGACAAAATATCATGTACCCGGACCTGCTTCTAGCGACATCAATGACCTTCTACTGGGCTTTGGGCCTGATAATCTCCACCACCGATCCAGGACTAGTCAGCGTCCTCGGGCTCCAGGAACGATATCAGTACGCGTGCAACATCTGCCGCAGCATGAAATACTACACCCAAAACATCCCGGGCTGTCTGATCTCACGAGTCATGTTCATCCTCCGCACTGCCTTTGACAATTTCGCAGACGGCATGGTTGAGAAGGAATCGATGGCGGAAATATTCACCTATATCGGTCGGAAATTCGAGCTCCCTGTGTTTTCCAACAAATGCACATCCTCTTCAGTGAAGGGTGAAGGAAAACCATGA
- a CDS encoding DUF3716 domain-containing protein (COG:S;~EggNog:ENOG410Q2QJ;~InterPro:IPR022190;~PFAM:PF12511), producing the protein MFRIFNYAQSHPSTSPPSQHHTPSPIPSVRVEIPPSELLPGLTHNDLPLLGPRPSSSMLEYHQLPIFRHLEWRIDETTNEPLRRPLKDVVSLTAAFAQTRGCEALEPCIHCREEKGVWKTCVVGFDTREGMSAHGACAACRFSRRGCSFNVQVEEPETPIRVKDEAGLATPPSSASRGYSATAVATAGRGGGRGRARGRGRRFVVRSRPYNLRPRATTPMPSGSDIGYTGRDDEERELGPMIKSESSEVSTYSPGTSRLDGSILPFPLGPETIDDLPFLRRAVTEMEMHLGTLRRRVRQLEDRERMRDSSINPWELV; encoded by the exons ATGTTCCGAATCTTCAACTACGcccaatcccatccctcaacctcaccaccatctcagCACCACACCCCCAGCCCAATCCCCTCCGTCCGCGTCGAAATCCCGCCCTCAGAGC TCCTCCCAGGCCTAACCCACAACgacctccccctcctggGCCCACGACCCAGCTCCTCAATGCTTGAATACCACCAACTGCCCATCTTCCGACACCTCGAATGGCGCATCGACGAGACGACCAACGAACCACTCCGTCGACCACTGAAAGACGTCGTGTCTCTGACGGCCGCATTCGCACAAACCCGCGGATGCGAGGCGCTCGAGCCGTGCATCCATTGCAGAGAGGAAAAGGGGGTCTGGAAGACGTGCGTGGTGGGGTTTGATACCAGGGAGGGAATGAGTGCGCATGGTGCTTGTGCGGCGTGTCGGTTTAGTAGGAGGGGGTGTAGTTTCA ATGTGCAGGTTGAGGAACCTGAGACTCCGATTAGAGTTAAGGATGAAGCTGGGCTCGCCACTCCGCCATCATCTGCTTCAAGGGGATATTCAGCTACTGCTGTTGCTActgctggtcgtggtggaggTAGGGGTAGGGCTAGGGGAAGAGGGCGCAGATTCGTTGTTCGTTCGAGACCGTATAATCTCAGACCGAGGGCTACTACTCCGATGCCTAGTGGTAGTGACATCGGGTATACGGGtcgtgatgatgaagagcggGAGTTAGGTCCAATGATCAAGTCTGAGAGCAGCGAGGTGTCCACCTACTCGCCTGGTACTTCTCGTCTTGATGGAAgtattcttcctttcccgtTGGGTCCGGAGACGATTGATGATCTGCCGTTTTTGAGACGCGCTGTtacggagatggagatgcaTCTGGGGacgttgaggaggagggtgagacAGTTGGAGGAtagggagaggatgagggatAGTAGTATTAATCCGTGGGAGTTGGTGTGA
- a CDS encoding Tti2 family protein (COG:S;~EggNog:ENOG410PS8X;~InterPro:IPR018870,IPR016024;~PFAM:PF10521) — translation MEEFQSVARECLGRGDAHIPDSRLDNVVVPRELDHLWDTISAHEDKDNATVSEDLFLAREFLRLRNSNELSEPDVAAANHIYAWASRHALPSAVYAESMEEPNEEKNALMHEDKLRSLLAISVIAALDSLFPVYKATDVPNIILALASFTSEADPWTTAESHTASIAILERFRTSPRTPEASFWAVLETILKDRIRPLFTRTRNPAITAAGRKDMHPIPLPRFDTSILDPESKPWRSSDIYATTVFAWVLRQYQALDINILESHFPLLVPPILALIDDETNPNKADGCTLLTHLLQPIQQAKSDILKRTNLSSVFIDAIKPCLLSLPTITPEPDSIRLLSTAYPTLFLLLKTSYLPKDKHTYTTELTKVLRENLIPSFHHISTLTPSSGTQSTLSSFPHPKLSTLLLNKIHDSLFDLAVHTTKYLQEIIPLIYSTLSNPFGTAYPPLLLAGVAVTRAVIMNAHPRIWRWRGEILGAVAACWLSVADEEAAERGKGYEKEDLIKLKMQLKGVVYLLRMVLENPDEQIAKDDEVIEAKEGFAKEVEELVGADEALRELLLGEVDGKDGMYFGA, via the exons ATGGAAGAGTTTCAATCGGTGGCGCGTGAGTGCCTAGGTCGTGGTGATGCGCACATCCCAGACTCGCGGCTGGATAATGTCGTCGTCCCTAGAGAATTGGACCATTTATGGGACACCATCTCAGCCCACGAGGACAAAGACAATGCAACT GTATCTGAAGACTTGTTTCTCGCGCGGGAGTTCCTGAGACTTCGGAACTCCAATGAATTATCAGAGCCTGATGTCGCCGCAGCAAATCACATCTATGCCTGGGCCAGTAGGCATGCCCTTCCATCTGCAGTGTATGCGGAATCTATGGAAGAGCCCAATG aagagaagaacgcTCTTATGCATGAAGATAAGCTGCGATCATTACTCGCAATATCCGTGATTGCGGCCTTGGACTCTCTATTTCCAGTGTATAAAGCAACAGACGTGCCAaacatcatcctcgccttGGCGAGCTTCACCTCTGAAGCAGACCCGTGGACAACAGCCGAGTCACACACGGCGTCCATTGCCATTCTTGAAAGGTTTCGCACATCACCCAGGACACCAGAGGCATCGTTTTGGGCTGTCCTTGAAACCATCCTCAAGGACAGAATCCGTCCTCTTTTCACAAGAACCAGGAACCCCGCCATCACAGCAGCAGGTCGCAAGGACATGCACCCTATCCCTCTTCCCAGATTTGATACCAGCATTCTTGACCCTGAGTCGAAACCATGGCGATCATCAGACATCTACGCGACGACCGTCTTTGCCTGGGTCCTCAGACAATATCAG GCACTAGACATCAACATTCTAGAATCCCACTTCCCCCTTCTCGTCCCACCAATCCTCGCCTTGATTGACGATGAGACCAACCCCAACAAAGCCGACGGCTGCACTCTTCTCACCCATCTCCTGCAACCCATTCAGCAAGCCAAATCTGATATTCTTAAGCGTACCAACCTTTCCTCTGTCTTCATCGATGCCATCAAACCATGTCTCCTCTCCCTACCAACTATAACCCCTGAACCCGACTCCATCCGTCTGCTAAGCACAGCCTATCCAACCCTCTTCTTACTCCTCAAAACCAGCTACTTACCCAAGGATAAACACACCTACACCACCGAGCTAACGAAAGTCCTTCGCGAGAACctcatcccctccttccaccACATTAGCACCCTAACGCCTTCTAGCGGGACACAATCTACGCTATCCTCGTTCCCGCACCCAAAATTGTCTACTCTTCTATTAAACAAGATACACGATAGTCTCTTCGATCTCGCAGTTCACACAACAAAGTACCTACAGGAAATCATCCCGCTCATCTACAGTACGCTGTCCAATCCCTTCGGGACGGCGTATCCACCTCTCCTATTGGCAGGAGTGGCTGTTACTAGAGCTGTGATTATGAATGCACACCCGAGGATTTGGCGCTGGAGAGGGGAGATTCTAGGTGCCGTGGCGGCATGTTGGCTTAGCGTGGCtgacgaggaggctgcggagCGAGGAAAAGGGtatgaaaaggaagattTGATTAAACTAAAGATGCAGCTAAAGGGCGTGGTCTATTTGCTGAGGATGGTTTTGGAGAATCCAGATGAGCAGATCGCCAAGGATGACGAGGTGATTGAAGCGAAGGAGGGATTTGCgaaggaggtagaggagcTAGTTGGTGCCGATGAGGCATTGAGGGAATTGCTGCTTGGGGAAGTAGATGGGAAGGATGGAATGTATTTTGGTGCTTGA
- a CDS encoding aminotransferase class IV (COG:E;~EggNog:ENOG410PW4J;~InterPro:IPR036038,IPR001544,IPR043131,IPR043132;~PFAM:PF01063;~go_function: GO:0003824 - catalytic activity [Evidence IEA]): MASMNQVITGYTARRAKLEASQNPYAKGIAWVEGQLVPLREARIPLIDQGFLRSDLTYDVIAVWDGRFFRLDDHLSRLELACVKLRLKLPISRDEVKETLIRMVAQSGIRDAYVALIVTRGLQSVRGVKPEVLVNNLYMFVQPYVWVMDPEVQRIGGSAVITRTVRRVPPGAIDPTVKNLQWGDLTRGMLEAADRGSMYPFLTDGDGHLTEGSGYNIVLIKDGAIYTPDRGVLHGVTRTSVIDVARACGIQVHLEAVPVELAYQCDEIFMCTTAGGIMPITELDGKPVNRGQIGPVTKKIWDGYWAMHYDPAYSFAVRYDDESKAKL, encoded by the coding sequence ATGGCATCCATGAACCAAGTTATTACTGGATATACCGCTCGTCGAGCGAAACTAGAAGCCAGTCAAAATCCCTACGCCAAGGGCATCGCCTGGGTTGAAGGACAACTCGTTCCCCTCAGGGAGGCCCGCATCCCCCTAATCGACCAAGGCTTTCTGCGCAGTGATTTGACCTACGATGTCATCGCCGTCTGGGACGGCCGGTTCTTTCGCCTAGATGACCACCTCTCTCGACTTGAATTGGCCTGCGTGAAGTTGCGTCTCAAGTTGCCTATATCCCGCGATGAAGTGAAGGAAACCCTGATTAGGATGGTCGCGCAAAGCGGTATTCGGGACGCATATGTGGCTCTGATTGTGACGCGGGGACTGCAGAGCGTTCGCGGTGTCAAGCCGGAGGTTTTAGTAAACAACCTGTACATGTTTGTGCAACCCTATGTCTGGGTCATGGATCCAGAGGTCCAACGGATCGGTGGAAGTGCTGTTATTACGCGAACTGTTCGTCGGGTGCCCCCAGGGGCTATCGACCCTACCGTGAAGAACTTACAATGGGGTGACTTGACTCGAGGTATGCTCGAGGCTGCGGATCGAGGTTCCATGTACCCGTTCTTGACGGACGGAGATGGCCATCTCACGGAGGGATCCGGTTATAATATTGTTCTGATTAAGGACGGCGCGATTTATACGCCTGATCGCGGGGTGCTACATGGTGTCACCAGGACAAGTGTCATTGATGTTGCACGAGCTTGTGGGATCCAAGTTCACCTCGAGGCTGTGCCGGTCGAGTTGGCGTATCAGTGTGATGAAATTTTCATGTGCACGACAGCGGGTGGAATCATGCCCATCACAGAGTTGGATGGGAAGCCTGTGAATCGGGGGCAGATTGGTCCGGTCACGAAGAAGATCTGGGACGGGTATTGGGCTATGCATTATGACCCAGCCTACAGCTTCGCAGTCagatatgatgatgaatcaAAGGCCAAGCTGTAA
- a CDS encoding uncharacterized protein (COG:S;~EggNog:ENOG410Q2DN;~TransMembrane:6 (o23-42i54-76o88-110i122-143o163-181i202-227o)), translated as MLLKRDTPSGRLLPDIYRDSHQVHIFTAFAAIACYNAIELIILCLSTFKRRGSVYFWSLLVASLSIVPQCVGYILLFSRPQISPYGSVTLIMIGWCGMITGHSLVLWSRLHLVLQDPTILRYLLRLIILDDILLQIPITVLLYGTVSTHWRLFNDGYNIMERIQLVGFCLQEGLLSGLYVWEAAKLLRLRPEDRHRRILAQLIGINILVLILDIAVVGIQYAGYYALQVMFKPVAYSIKLKLEYAILGRLVDVVKKVNTQESLSTQCFDMLPSSSDGLRPRMENHVDGGPGGFLYPQKVYTSSRGS; from the coding sequence ATGCTCCTCAAACGCGACACCCCTTCAGGGCGCCTTCTCCCCGACATATACCGAGACTCCCACCAAGTGCACATCTTCACGGCCTTTGCCGCCATCGCCTGCTACAATGCCATcgagctcatcatcctctgtcTCTCGACCTTCAAGCGCCGAGGCAGCGTCTACTTCTGGTCCCTACTCGTGGCCTCCTTAAGCATCGTCCCGCAATGCGTAGGAtatatcctcctcttctcccgaCCCCAAATCTCGCCCTACGGCTCTGTCACCCTTATCATGATCGGCTGGTGCGGTATGATAACCGGCCACTCGCTCGTCCTCTGGTCCCGTCTCCATCTCGTCCTCCAGGACCCCACAATCCTCCGCTATCTACTccgtctcatcatcctggacgacatcctcctccagatcCCCATCACTGTCCTCCTATACGGAACCGTCTCCACGCACTGGAGACTCTTCAACGACGGATACAACATCATGGAGCGGATCCAGCTCGTCGGCTTCTGTCTCCAAGAAGGTCTCCTCTCCGGTCTGTACGTATGGGAAGCTGCGAAGCTGCTACGACTCCGTCCTGAAGATCGACATCGTCGTATCCTTGCGCAGCTGATCGGGATCAATATTCTGGTCTTGATACTTGATATAGCCGTCGTCGGTATTCAGTATGCCGGGTACTATGCCTTGCAGGTCATGTTCAAGCCTGTCGCTTATAGCATTAAGCTGAAGCTGGAGTATGCGATACTAGGACGACTGGTGGATGTTGTCAAGAAGGTCAATACTCAAGAGTCATTGAGTACGCAGTGCTTTGATATGCTGCCTTCGTCCTCGGACGGATTGAGACCGAGAATGGAGAATCATGTAGATGGTGGCCCTGGTGGCTTTCTGTATCCTCAGAAGGTGTATACTTCGTCTCGGGGGTCTTAA
- the CCA1 gene encoding tRNA adenylyltransferase (COG:J;~EggNog:ENOG410PHA4;~InterPro:IPR043519,IPR032828,IPR002646;~PFAM:PF12627,PF01743;~go_function: GO:0003723 - RNA binding [Evidence IEA];~go_function: GO:0016779 - nucleotidyltransferase activity [Evidence IEA];~go_process: GO:0006396 - RNA processing [Evidence IEA]) has product MTQSANTVPTIELTALESTLKSLLLDVAEYIHEKNIAEGRRDTEPTVLRFTGGWVRDKLLGVGSNDVDVGINNMTGYQFGLLLKEYMDRPENLEKYRQKQPNGELKHAIASLHKIEANPEKSKHLETVTTRIFGLDIDLVNLRKETYSEDSRNPQMEFGTAQEDAMRRDATINALFYNLNESKVEDLTERGLEDMQKRIIRTPMEPYQTFQDDPLRVLRLIRFASRLGYNIEEETQEAMRNDLIGEALKLKISRERVGKELEKMLQGPDPRGALQFIDHLGLYPTIFANHQDDAQADTSSWALAYNALGRILNPHHDDPIITKNVRDFLISDKLESYYAWMIAAFAPWSSVPTRVARGPKAKPLPARTAEVARDSLRADNKTIAVIGDAAHNWQAITDIKNAVLEGRMDGTAAEVRQQVGLHIRSWKKDWRLCILLSILQEIMRGGEFTSGKDSSMPIAFINIDAYMMSVLESYDRFLSYIKEQDLQDVFELKPLANGGEIVKALGCKTGPWMSKALDMSIKWQLLHPEVTEKEKVLEELSRRKEELGIST; this is encoded by the exons ATGACTCAATCCGCGAATACCGTTCCCACCATTGAACTTACCGCTCTTGAATCAACATTAAAATCGCTCTTACTCGATGTCGCAGAATACATACACGAGAAAAATATTGCAGAAGGACGCCGGGACACAGAGCCTACGGTTCTGCGATTTACCGGAGGATGGGTGCGGGACAAGCTCCTAGGGGTGGGCAGCAACGATGTGGATGTCGGTATCAACAACATGACAGGGTATCAGTTTGGTTTGCTCCTCAAGGAGTATATGGATAGACCGGAAAACCTGGAGAAGTACCGACAGAAGCAGCCCAATGGAGAGTTGAAACATGCGATTGCTAGCCTACATAAAATCGAGGCGAACCCGGAGAAGTCCAAACACCTGGAGACAGTGACAACAAGGATATTCGGCTTGGATATCGATCTCGTAAATTTACGAAAGGAGACCTACTCGGAAGACAGCCGAAACCCGCAGATGGAATTTGGCACAGCCCAGGAAGATGCAATGCGCCGCGATGCGACGATCAATGCACTTTTTTATAACCTGAATGAGTCCAAGGTTGAGGATTTGACTGAAAGAGGTCTGGAGGACATGCAGAAGAGGATTATTCGTACCCCGATGGAACCCTACCAAACCTTTCAGGACGACCCATTGCGTGTACTGCGCTTGATTCGCTTTGCTAGCCGACTGGGTTACAATATCGAAGAGGAGACTCAGGAGGCAATGCGAAATGACCTTATCGGGGAGGCTCTCAAGCTGAAGATTAGCAGAGAACGGGTGGGCAAGGAGCTAGAAAAGATGCTGCAAG GTCCCGATCCCCGCGGTGCACTGCAATTCATTGACCACCTTGGACTATACCCGACTATTTTTGCTAACCACCAGGATGATGCGCAAGCAGATACCTCGTCATGGGCACTTGCATACAATGCGTTGGGCAGAATTCTGAATCCCCATCATGACgaccccatcatcaccaaaaATGTCCGCGATTTCCTCATAAGCGACAAGCTTGAATCCTACTACGCGTGGATGATTGCAGCATTTGCTCCATGGTCAAGTGTGCCAACCCGCGTTGCGAGGGGACCCAAGGCAAAACCTCTCCCGGCCCGGACCGCGGAAGTAGCTCGAGACAGTTTGCGAGCCGATAACAAGACAATCGCCGTCATTGGCGATGCGGCACATAATTGGCAGGCCATCACCGACATCAAGAACGCTGTCCTCGAGGGACGCATGGATGGAACTGCAGCAGAGGTACGACAGCAGGTCGGACTGCACATCCGCTCGTGGAAGAAGGACTGGAGGCTCTGCATacttctttccattcttcaagAAATTATGCGAGGCGGCGAGTTTACCAGCGGTAAGGATTCCTCCATGCCCATTGcctttataaatattgatGCTTACATGATGTCAGTTCTGGAATCGTACGACCGCTTCCTCTCCTACATCAAAGAGCAAGATCTACAGGATGTGTTCGAGCTGAAGCCCCTCGCCAACGGCGGTGAGATTGTAAAGGCTCTTGGTTGCAAGACCGGTCCCTGGATGTCGAAAGCCTTGGATATGTCCATCAAATGGCAGCTGTTGCACCCGGAGGTTaccgagaaggaaaaggtgCTAGAAGAGCTGTCCCGTAGGAAGGAAGAGCTAGGCATCTCTACATAG
- a CDS encoding uncharacterized protein (COG:S;~EggNog:ENOG410PWEH;~InterPro:IPR011009,IPR002575;~PFAM:PF01636): MMQQSLRLAHATRRRLPPFFLSTTTGLVRRHTFRVADKACYWHSTATRKARGDLRMYHTPISYGHSTPTDHDHDRNGVHLDLDPYNYTSGRWLRNDEEERASRYIQFDFDALRRKVLNLSPGASTITKCQKLEGGFNRVFIFELDNDKRVVARLPFSLAGPAQLTTSSEIATIEYLQTNTTVPIPKILDWSNDATSIDNPIGSEYIIMEHATGVQLHKKWHEMDDKKRIKCIDAIYRKLKEVVDLQFPCFGSLYSIHSPVSPDNRRVLDAEFCIGPHCGTRYWDCDVGRGQASHDTKPNRGPWNDLYEYCDGLIDAGLSRLPAVDSETKRRPMYHGSVETHKMLLAQTRDLMRSMSQDFRIKDCATPVLFHPDLHKRNIFVSENDPSEITAIIDWQAASIEPAFWYADEIPDFATENEVCTRAFDVCTQFLIPTLSKPRLMDENLFRPFRYSYRTWKDGAAALHHDLIDTSQNWEKLGFAGPCPYAVPPPHELADHQKKYRLFEAAHNLRYDLAGLLNTATDGWVSTGDWEAAQTAHHEMFDGMLQAVLTNPEIDDPDEPVKDEETLRSIWPFDI, from the exons ATGATGCAGCAATCGTTAAGATTGGCTCATGCTACGCGCCGGCGACTAccccctttcttcctttcgaCAACAACAGGGCTCGTTAGAAGACACACATTCCGCGTGGCGGACAAGGCATGCTATTGGCACTCAACGGCCACGAGGAAAGCCCGGGGAGATTTGCGGATGTATCATACACCGATTTCTTACGGTCACTCGACACCAAcagatcatgatcatgatcgcAATGGTGTACACCTAGATCTCGATCCATATAATTACACTAGTGGGCGCTGGCTTCGaaatgacgaggaggagcgagCCTCTCGCTACATTCAATTCGATTTTGATGCCCTCCGTCGCAAAGTTCTTAATCTGTCGCCAGGAGCAAGTACTATCACGAAGTGTCAAAAATTGGAAGGTGGTTTCAACCGCGTCTTCATTTTCGAACTGGACAACGATAAGCGAGTGGTCGCAAGACTTCCGTTTTCGCTGGCTGGCCCGGCACAGCTGACGACCAGCTCTGAGATCGCAACGATCGAATATC TGCAAACCAATACTACCGTTCCTATACCCAAGATACTCGACTGGAGCAACGATGCCACGAGCATCGATAATCCCATTGGCAGCGaatacatcatcatggagCATGCAACTGGTGTTCAGTTGCACAAGAAGTGGCATGAAATGGACGATAAAAAACGTATCAAGTGTATAGACGCAATCTACCGGAAGCTTAAAGAAGTGGTTGACCTACAGTTTCCGTGCTTTGGGAGTCTGTATTCCATACACAGTCCCGTAAGCCCCGACAACAGGCGTGTGCTTGACGCAGAATTCTGTATTGGACCACATTGTGGAACCAGATACTGGGATTGTGACGTTGGAAGAGGCCAAGCTTCACATGATACAAAACCCAACCGGGGGCCCT GGAATGACCTTTATGAATACTGCGATGGCCTTATTGATGCTGGTCTATCGAGGCTTCCGGCTGTGGACTCGGAAACGAAACGACGACCGATGTATCATGGCTCAGTCGAAACACACAAGATGCTTCTAGCTCAGACGCGAGACCTGATGAGATCCATGTCTCAGGATTTCCGGATAAAGGACTGTGCGACACCAGTATTGTTTCACCCAGACCTTCACAAGAGGAACATATTTGTCTCAGAGAATGATCCTTCTGAGATAACGGCTATCATTGACTGGCAGGCCGCTAGCATTGAGCCGGCGTTTTGGTATGCGGATGAGATTCCCGACTTTGCAACGGAGAATGAGGTCTGCACTAGGGCATTCGATGTCTGCACCCAATTTCTTATACCCACGCTCTCAAAGCCgagattgatggatgaaAATCTATTTCGACCATTTCGCTACAGCTACAGGACGTGGAAGGATGGAGCTGCGGCACTACACCACGACCTGATTGACACATCTCAGAACTGGGAAAAGCTAGGCTTTGCAGGACCATGTCCTTACGCAGTCCCTCCACCGCATGAACTGGCAGATCATCAGAAGAAGTATAGACTTTTTGAAGCAGCGCATAATCTGCGTTATGATCTGGCAGGCTTGCTCAACACAGCCACCGATGGCTGGGTATCAACGGGTGACTGGGAGGCGGCGCAGACAGCGCATCATGAGATGTTTGATGGGATGTTGCAGGCTGTATTGACTAATCCTGAAATTGACGATCCAGATGAGCCtgtgaaggatgaagagacaCTGAGATCCATATGGCCTTTTGATATCTAA